A stretch of the Aegilops tauschii subsp. strangulata cultivar AL8/78 chromosome 4, Aet v6.0, whole genome shotgun sequence genome encodes the following:
- the LOC109757328 gene encoding uncharacterized protein, which yields MDSGDKFFFHNFICSSDDSSSDDEEIVAAALVVHDHINREWPRFRGQYKGHVKGASVILEVMASQDLWIWHSFFGMAGSHNGIGVLQRSSVFARLAEGHYPEVNFEVNGHKYKKGYYLVGGIYPQWSTLVKIISNPQGEKRQRFAQMQESAKKDVECAFGVLQS from the exons GCGGGGATAAGTTTTTCTTTCACAACTTCATTTGTTCATCGGATGATTCGTCCTCGGATGATGAAGAGATTGTGGCGGCTGCATTGGTTGTCCACGACCACATTAATAGGGAGTGGCCTCGATTCAGG gggcaGTACAAGGGGCATGTGAAAGGTGCTAGTGTCATACTTGAAGTGATGGCTTCACAAGATCTGTGGATATGGCATTCTTTCTTCGGCATGGCTGGTTCTCACAACGGTATCGGTGTTCTTCAGCGTTCTTCGGTGTTTGCAAGGCTTGCAGAAGGCCACTACCCAGAGGTCAACTTTGAGGTCAATGGCCACAAGTATAAAAAGGGATATTACCTTGTTGGTGGTATCTATCCACAGTGGTCCACTCTTGTGAAGATCATATCCAATCCGCAAGGAGAGAAGAGACAGAGGTTTGCCCAAATGCAGGAGAGTGCTAAGAAGGATGTGGAGTGTGCTTTCGGTGTGCTTCAGTCTTGA